CACAACAATGTCTGCATCGTTGTAGCTCGGCACTACCTCGTAACCGTCCATACGGAGCTGAGTCAGGATCCGCTCTGAATCCACCAGCGCTTTCGGACAGCCCAGACTGATGAAGCCGACTCTACCGGCGCCCTGTTCGATGGATAATGTTTTATCTGTCATTAAACGGACCTCTGTTTCATTTCTATGACACACCGCTCACAAATCGGAGAGAAGATTATGGTGCTATTAGCGTCATAACTTGCTGGTCACTTACTAAACAACTAGACTTTCAGGAAGTTAAGCCATCAGTTTAAAGAAGCGATGATCAAAAACCTTGTGGTAAAACCCAACCTTCGCAACCAGCAGCGCGTTGATGTTGCAACCGAAGTAAAGATAGAGAAGCCGGATGGTAGTTCTCTGGTCTGCTCGGTGTCCAACATTTCGCGAACCGGGTTGATGATTTCCTGCGGGCAGGAAGAAGTCAGGGCGCTGATTCCAAATCAGCAAACGCCTGCTCCGGGAACCTGGATCGAGGTCACAGCTTCGTTTTCAGTGCCCGTTGTTGCCAGCCAGCCGGTTTCAGTCCTCGCCCACGGCCACATTGTCTACATGCGACGGATTTCCAGAAACGAATTCCAGATTGGTGTCCAGTTTGCCGAATTTGACGGCAACGGATTCGAATACGTGAACAACTACGTCAGCAAACTGCTGGCCAACGCCGAGTAAGTCTCCGAAAGCAGCATTCACCGTGCCTGCCGCTATATTGTTATAGCATCAAACTCTAGCTGCCCGCCTTCTTATGCCAGTGTCTGTTCTGGTATCATCTGCGCTTTCACACGCCATGCCCTGATCGAGAAACCCCTGGGCAAGACACGCGGTAACAGGACACGATGACCACATACAACCTGACGCATCTCAAACAGCTGGAAGCTGAAAGCATCCACATCATCCGGGAAGTCGCAGCCGAGTTCGACAATCCGGTCATGCTTTATTCCATCGGGAAAGACTCTGCGGTGATGCTGCACCTTGCCCGTAAGGCTTTCCACCCGGGCAAGCTGCCCTTTCCGCTACTGCACGTGGATACCACCTGGAAGTTTAGGGAAATGATTGAGTTCCGGGATCGTAAGGCAAAGGAATACGGTCTCGACCTGATCGTGCACAAAAATGAAGACGGCATTGCGCAGGGCATCGGCCCGTTTACCCATGGCAGCGCCAAGCATACCGACATCATGAAAACCCAGGCACTGAAACAGGCTCTGGACAAGTACAAGTTTGATGCGGCCTTCGGCGGGGCGCGCCGGGATGAAGAAAAATCCCGCGCCAAGGAACGCGTCTATTCCTTCCGTGACGAGTACCACCGCTGGGACCCGAAGAATCAGCGTCCCGAGCTGTGGAACATCTACAACGGCAAGATCAACAAGGGCGAGAGCATTCGTGTGTTCCCGCTGTCCAACTGGACCGAGCTGGATATCTGGCAGTACATCTATCTGGAAAACATCGAGATCGTTCCGCTGTATTACTCGGCCAAGCGCCCCGTGGTTGAGCGCGACGGCACGCTGATTATGGTGGACGACGATCGGATGCCCCTGAAGGAAGGCGAGACGCCCGAGATGAAATCCATCCGTTTCCGCACCCTGGGCTGCTACCCACTGACCGGCGCCATTGAATCCGAGGCAGACACCCTGCCGGAGATCATCCAGGAAATGCTGCTGGCGACCAGCTCCGAACGTCAGGGCCGTGTGATTGACCACGATTCGGCCGGCTCCATGGAACAGAAAAAGCGGGAAGGGTACTTCTAAGATGGCACACCAGTCCGACCTTATTGCAGAAGACATTCAGGCGTACCTGAAGCAACATGAGAACAAGGAACTGCTGCGCCTGCTGACCTGCGGCAGCGTTGATGACGGCAAAAGCACCCTGATTGGCCGGCTCCTGCACGACACCAAGATGATCTACGAAGATCACATGGCGAGCCTGAAAAGCGACAGCGCCAAAATGGGCACCACTGGTGAAAAACTGGATCTGGCCCTGCTGGTCGATGGCCTTCAGGCAGAGCGTGAGCAAGGCATCACCATCGACGTGGCCTACCGCTTCTTCTCCACCGACAAGCGCAAGTTCATCATTGCAGACACCCCGGGCCATGAGCAGTACACCCGCAACATGGCAACAGGTGCATCTACCGCTCAGGTAGCGATTCTGATGATCGATGCCCGCTATGGCGTTCTGACCCAGACCCGCCGCCACTCCTACATCGCTTCCCTGCTGGGGATTCGCCATGTGGTGGTTGCGGTGAACAAAATGGACCTGGTGGATTTCAGCGAAGAACGGTTCAACGAAATCAAGGACGACTATCTGGCCTTTGCTAACCAGCTCGGACTCAAGGATATCCGTTTTGTGCCGCTGTCGGCGCTAGAAGGCGACAATGTAGTCAACCGCAGCGAGAATACCCCCTGGTTCGACGGCCAACCGCTGATGGAGATTCTGGAAACCGTCCAGGTGTCTCACGACAAGAATCTGGAGCACTTCCGCTTCCCGGTTCAGTATGTGAACCGTCCGAACCTGAACTTCCGTGGTTTCTGCGGCACGGTTGCCTCCGGTGTGATTCGCCCGGGCGAGAAGGTCATGGCCCTGCCCTCGCGTAAAACCAGTACCATCAAGGAGATTGTGACTTTTGATGGCAACCTTGATGAAGCCTATATCGATCAGGCGGTCACCCTGACCCTGAGCGATGAGATCGACGTCAGCCGCGGCGATATGCTGGTCAAAGCCGAGGATGAGCCGGAAGTGGGCAACCGTTTTCTCGCCAACATCGTGTGGATGACCGACGCCCCGCTGGAAACCGGCCGGCTTTACGACATCAAGCTGGGTCCGACTTTCTCATCCGCTACGGTGAAAAAGATCCAGCACCAGACCGACGTCAACACGCTGGAAAAGAGGGCAAACCCAACCGAGCTGAACCTCAACGAGATCGGCCTGTGTGAGCTGACCCTGAGCCAACCCATCGCCTTCGACCCCTATCCGAACAACCACGTGACCGGCAGCTTCATTGTCATTGACCGCCTGAGTAACGTGACCATTGGCGCAGGCATGATCGCTGGCACGGCTGGCACGGTCGAGTCGCTTGATCCAGTCAGCACCGAGGAGCGTCAGCGCCGCCTGGCCCAGAAACCGGCCATCATAGCCTGTAATGGCAAGCAGGCACCGGCTCTTGCGCTGGCTCTTGAGCGCGCACTCTTCGATCAGGGCAAGACTTCGGTTGTGCTCAGTGAAGACAACTCCGGCGATGCTGACGACCGTCGCCGGGCGGCACAGGTGATTTCCGCCCACGGGCTGATTGCCATTGCCGTGAACCTGGGAGCCGATGTTGCCTCGGCGTCAATCGCTGCTGAAAGCAGCGAAGAGATCCCGGAAGCCGTCAACAAGCTGGTTCAGGATCTGGTGCGCAACAAGCGTATCTGATGCTGCAGCAGTACTGAAACCTGGCCCCGCGAGCCGCCTGGCTCCGGGGCCTTGTTCGTTCTACGTTCAGGAAGCACCAATATGGCCATTAAACATCTGCGCGTTGCCTTTGCCTCCCAGTTCCAGCCCGGCAGTCCGGCCCGTCTGATCGAGGGCGAGCCTCTCAGCGAACCCGGCGGGGATTACGAGGGCCTGCAGAAGCAGATGAAGCGGCTGTTCAACAGCAAGCCCGGCAAGAAATACGGTCGTTTTTCCGACGATACCGGAGAATCCCCTTTCAGTGCGTGGTTGAAAGACTATCTGGAAGACCGCCAGAGCTTTGCGTCGCTGACCGACCGACTGTTCAAACAATGGCAGGACCTGCTGACCGGAAGCCAGGAGGAGCATCAGGGGCATCTGATGCTGGTGCACGAAGCCCTGGCGGATTCAGAGGTTATCTATCTGCTGATCATCGAAAGCGACAGCGCACTGCGCTTTGACGGCCAGCAGGCGCTGGATACCACCGACGTGCTCAGTCTGTCCCGCCTGAACCTGGCGGTGCGCATTGAGATCGACGACTGGAAAAGCGACCAGGGCAGCGAAAACTACCTGACGCTGGTTCATGCCAGAGGCACGGGGGAAACCGGCGATCATTTCATCCGCCTGTGCGGGTTTACCAACCAGGTGGATGTGGAAAAGGAAACCCTGACCTTCCTGGACGCAGTCGAGGCTTTTGCCAAATCCTCTGAGCCGGAAAAAGCCGGCGAGGTTCGCAACAAGGCCTATGAATTCTGCAAGGAGCAGCATGCGCTGGGCGAGCCGGTGGAAATCGAGGCGTTGTCGGGCTATCTGGACGAGGACCAGCCCCAGCGTTTCAAGCAGTTTGCCAGTGAGACCGCCGAGATTCCGGAAAGCGGCGTGTTGCATCCGGACCATCGCAAGGTGAAGAAGCTCGTGCGCATTGCGGGCTCCGGTGGTGGCATGAGCGTGTCGTTTTCATCGGACCTGGTGAATCAGGCGATCTACTATGACCGGGACAATGATGCTTTGACCATTACCCGGCTGCCCAAAGCTCTGCGGGAGCAGTTGCAACGGTATCTTGAGGGGCGGGAGGAGTCCTGATCCTCTGGACCTGCTATCTGAGGGGGCTGCCCGCGCCGCCGTTAAGTCTTTTTTTTCGGAAAAAGAACTCGCTTCGCTCAGACACCTTTGCTCCTGCAGAAAAGACTGAACCGCGTCCCGGGCGATCAGGCTTTTAGGATACTTCCAGTGTTACTGATTGGCGGCTTGATCGCGCGCCATTGCTCTGGCCCGCTTTTTCTCGACTCTTAGTTTTCTCACTTCTTTCATCCAGCCTACTCCGTCTACCAGTTCGCCGGTTTCCGGGTCGATTGGCGGGTATGGCAGATCTCGGTCGTCGCAGTATCGTTTGACGACGGGCTGGCACCAGCGGAACAGCAGGCGGTTGTATTCGTCGTCCGGCAGTCGGCGGTAATCGTAAAGCCCGGCCAGCTTTCTTTGCCGCTGGGCTTCCGACAGGATAATGGCGCACGCCGCCGATACGTTCAGTGATTCCACCATGCCCATCATCGGGATCACGATGTGCTCGTCGGCTTCGGCGGCCGCGTCCTCGCTGACGCCGTCCACCTCATTTCCCAGAATCACCGTGCAGGGCACGGTGAAATCCGCCTCTCGGAAATCGATCGCCCGGTCGGATAGCTGTGCTGCATATAGCTTATGACCCTGACCTTTCAGGCTGGCAGTTGCATCTTCCATCGTGCGGTGGGTGTGGGTGGTGATCCAGTTGTAGCTGCCACCGGCGGTCTTTCTGAACGCCCGGAAACCTTCTTTTGGCCAGACCACGTGCATATTGGCCAGGCCGAAGGCGTCGCAGGAGCGGATGATGGCCGAAAGGTTTCTTGGTTTATGGACCTGGTCGGTGAGCACGCTGAGGTCTGGTTGTCGAGTATCAAGGGTTTGTTTGATTCGGGCGAGGCGTTCGGGAGTCATTGTTTTGTTTGAATCTGGTTGTCGGATTTCGGCTGCGCCTAATCCGACCTACGTGGGACGGCTTGGCACTTAAATTGGGGAAGCGGTTGGGGCGGGGCTTTCCAAAAAACGCCCGTGAATACTTCCCTGTAGGGCTCGATCGCGCCATCCCTGGCGCTCAACGTTTTTGGAAAGCCCCGCCCCAACCGCTTCTACTCCCAAGTTTACCTGAGAAATAATACCACAGCCGATTTAGAGGATTGCCGATACAGAGGTGGTTGCGGATTGATCACCCCGTTATAATGCGCAGTTCCATTTTGATCAGAGCGCCGCTATCCTCTGGCGCCCGACATGCACCGAGACACGTTGAGACCCATGGCCAAGAAGCTGTACATCAAGACCCACGGCTGCCAGATGAACGAGTACGACTCATCCAGAATGGCGGACCTTCTGCGCACCGGCGAAACCGTTGAAATGACCGACACGCCAGACGACGCAGACATCCTGCTTCTGAACACCTGTTCCATCCGGGAAAAGGCCCAGGAAAAGGTGTTCCACCAGCTTGGTCGCTGGAAAGGTCTCAAGGCCAAGAAACCGGACCTGATTATCGGCGTGGGCGGCTGCGTCGCCAGCCAGGAAGGCCAGGCCATCATTGACCGCGCGCCCTACGTGGACATGGTCTTCGGCCCCCAGACCCTGCACCGGCTGCCGGACATGATTACCGAGATCCGCGCCAAGGGTAACGGCGTGGGCGTGGTGGATGTCAGCTTTCCGGAAATCGAGAAGTTCGACAACCTGCCCGACCCCGGCGCCGATGGCCCTTCGGCCTTCGTCTCCATCATGGAAGGCTGCAGCAAATACTGCACGTTCTGCGTGGTGCCCTACACCCGTGGCGAGGAAGTCAGCCGTCCGGTGGACGATGTGATCGCGGAAGTGGCGCATCTGGCGGGCCAGGGCGTGCGGGAAGTTAACCTGCTGGGCCAGAATGTGAACGCCTATCGCGGCGAAACGCACGATGGCGATGTTATGGACATGGCCGAACTGGTCACGTTGATTGCCACCATCGACGGTATCGA
This DNA window, taken from Marinobacter halotolerans, encodes the following:
- a CDS encoding PilZ domain-containing protein, yielding MIKNLVVKPNLRNQQRVDVATEVKIEKPDGSSLVCSVSNISRTGLMISCGQEEVRALIPNQQTPAPGTWIEVTASFSVPVVASQPVSVLAHGHIVYMRRISRNEFQIGVQFAEFDGNGFEYVNNYVSKLLANAE
- the cysD gene encoding sulfate adenylyltransferase subunit CysD, coding for MTTYNLTHLKQLEAESIHIIREVAAEFDNPVMLYSIGKDSAVMLHLARKAFHPGKLPFPLLHVDTTWKFREMIEFRDRKAKEYGLDLIVHKNEDGIAQGIGPFTHGSAKHTDIMKTQALKQALDKYKFDAAFGGARRDEEKSRAKERVYSFRDEYHRWDPKNQRPELWNIYNGKINKGESIRVFPLSNWTELDIWQYIYLENIEIVPLYYSAKRPVVERDGTLIMVDDDRMPLKEGETPEMKSIRFRTLGCYPLTGAIESEADTLPEIIQEMLLATSSERQGRVIDHDSAGSMEQKKREGYF
- the cysN gene encoding sulfate adenylyltransferase subunit CysN — encoded protein: MAHQSDLIAEDIQAYLKQHENKELLRLLTCGSVDDGKSTLIGRLLHDTKMIYEDHMASLKSDSAKMGTTGEKLDLALLVDGLQAEREQGITIDVAYRFFSTDKRKFIIADTPGHEQYTRNMATGASTAQVAILMIDARYGVLTQTRRHSYIASLLGIRHVVVAVNKMDLVDFSEERFNEIKDDYLAFANQLGLKDIRFVPLSALEGDNVVNRSENTPWFDGQPLMEILETVQVSHDKNLEHFRFPVQYVNRPNLNFRGFCGTVASGVIRPGEKVMALPSRKTSTIKEIVTFDGNLDEAYIDQAVTLTLSDEIDVSRGDMLVKAEDEPEVGNRFLANIVWMTDAPLETGRLYDIKLGPTFSSATVKKIQHQTDVNTLEKRANPTELNLNEIGLCELTLSQPIAFDPYPNNHVTGSFIVIDRLSNVTIGAGMIAGTAGTVESLDPVSTEERQRRLAQKPAIIACNGKQAPALALALERALFDQGKTSVVLSEDNSGDADDRRRAAQVISAHGLIAIAVNLGADVASASIAAESSEEIPEAVNKLVQDLVRNKRI
- a CDS encoding nucleoid-associated protein, with the translated sequence MAIKHLRVAFASQFQPGSPARLIEGEPLSEPGGDYEGLQKQMKRLFNSKPGKKYGRFSDDTGESPFSAWLKDYLEDRQSFASLTDRLFKQWQDLLTGSQEEHQGHLMLVHEALADSEVIYLLIIESDSALRFDGQQALDTTDVLSLSRLNLAVRIEIDDWKSDQGSENYLTLVHARGTGETGDHFIRLCGFTNQVDVEKETLTFLDAVEAFAKSSEPEKAGEVRNKAYEFCKEQHALGEPVEIEALSGYLDEDQPQRFKQFASETAEIPESGVLHPDHRKVKKLVRIAGSGGGMSVSFSSDLVNQAIYYDRDNDALTITRLPKALREQLQRYLEGREES
- the trmH gene encoding tRNA (guanosine(18)-2'-O)-methyltransferase TrmH, producing the protein MTPERLARIKQTLDTRQPDLSVLTDQVHKPRNLSAIIRSCDAFGLANMHVVWPKEGFRAFRKTAGGSYNWITTHTHRTMEDATASLKGQGHKLYAAQLSDRAIDFREADFTVPCTVILGNEVDGVSEDAAAEADEHIVIPMMGMVESLNVSAACAIILSEAQRQRKLAGLYDYRRLPDDEYNRLLFRWCQPVVKRYCDDRDLPYPPIDPETGELVDGVGWMKEVRKLRVEKKRARAMARDQAANQ
- the miaB gene encoding tRNA (N6-isopentenyl adenosine(37)-C2)-methylthiotransferase MiaB, which translates into the protein MAKKLYIKTHGCQMNEYDSSRMADLLRTGETVEMTDTPDDADILLLNTCSIREKAQEKVFHQLGRWKGLKAKKPDLIIGVGGCVASQEGQAIIDRAPYVDMVFGPQTLHRLPDMITEIRAKGNGVGVVDVSFPEIEKFDNLPDPGADGPSAFVSIMEGCSKYCTFCVVPYTRGEEVSRPVDDVIAEVAHLAGQGVREVNLLGQNVNAYRGETHDGDVMDMAELVTLIATIDGIDRIRYTTSHPVEFSDSLIAAYEQVPELVSHLHLPVQSGSDRILAAMKRGHTALEYKSKLRRLRKIRPDISFSSDFIIGFPGETEKDFEDTMKLINDIGFDVSFSFIYSSRPGTPAADLPDDTPMDVKKKRLSILQERINQQAMDISRKMVGTTQRILVTGLSKKDPGEYAGRTENNRIVNFRHENPEVVGNFIDVEIKEALPNSLRGVPVSSEMF